One region of Rhodocaloribacter litoris genomic DNA includes:
- a CDS encoding IS982 family transposase — protein sequence MSLTDYIITVFCLIDDMLTEMKDDGLTLRSRGPAPKLADSVVLACEIIGEFLGYDTDSGIFHYFRRHHGAFFPKLLKVHRTTFTRQAANLWAVKQRLHQRLLRRIACDPTLWIIDSFPMPVCRLARAYRCRVLAEEATYGYDEMAKQTFYGLRSHLRVVWPGVVVESELAPANVHDLSVAPALTDEAQGVGLADRNYWSPRLFAELAEAGTRLITPKKRGASPHWSRSLTQKRRRIETVIGQFVERFQAKHVWARDRWHLCNRWLRKLCSHTLAVLLCQQQGLPPLQFAKLITD from the coding sequence ATGTCCCTCACCGACTACATAATAACGGTTTTCTGCCTCATCGATGACATGCTCACCGAGATGAAAGACGACGGCCTCACGCTTCGCAGCCGAGGCCCCGCGCCCAAACTGGCCGACAGCGTCGTCCTGGCCTGCGAGATCATCGGCGAGTTTCTCGGCTACGACACCGACAGCGGCATCTTCCACTACTTCCGTCGCCATCATGGAGCCTTCTTTCCGAAGCTCCTCAAGGTGCATCGCACGACCTTCACCCGACAGGCTGCCAACCTCTGGGCGGTCAAACAGCGTCTGCATCAGCGGCTGCTGCGCCGCATAGCCTGTGATCCGACCTTGTGGATCATCGACAGCTTTCCGATGCCCGTTTGTCGCCTCGCCCGCGCCTATCGCTGCCGGGTGCTGGCCGAGGAGGCCACCTATGGCTACGACGAGATGGCTAAACAGACCTTCTACGGCCTGCGCAGCCATCTGCGGGTGGTCTGGCCGGGCGTCGTCGTAGAGAGCGAACTGGCTCCGGCCAACGTACATGACCTCTCGGTGGCCCCGGCGCTGACCGACGAGGCGCAGGGCGTGGGTCTGGCGGATCGCAACTACTGGAGCCCGCGCCTGTTTGCGGAGCTGGCCGAGGCCGGCACACGGCTGATTACGCCGAAGAAGCGGGGGGCCTCGCCGCACTGGTCGAGGAGTCTGACGCAGAAGCGGCGACGCATCGAGACAGTGATCGGGCAGTTCGTGGAGCGATTTCAGGCCAAGCACGTGTGGGCGCGAGACCGCTGGCACCTGTGTAATCGATGGCTCAGGAAGCTCTGTAGTCATACGCTGGCTGTGCTTCTGTGTCAGCAGCAGGGGCTGCCTCCGCTGCAATTCGCCAAGCTCATTACGGATTAA
- a CDS encoding phosphatase PAP2 family protein, whose product MLCSCSPRAGTCVVLCVLSLTCLCETATAQPSSDRARFLRWMYRDALALTRTIDERTPLYVASAAAFLLPLSHFDPAINPAIQQRYRGRFGDFLDFANHFGGPGVKLPAVAVFAASLLTRDTHLQDAAFTSLQSLIYAGAISYGLKYAFGRERPFEGDGAHDFDPFSGHTSFPSGHTTAAFALLTPWVLYYPHPVTYGLFALSTGTALARLARDKHWATDVIAGGAIGFLTAYHLSKRHLAERRRLSITPVIAPDALSMSLRLVL is encoded by the coding sequence ATGCTCTGTTCTTGCTCCCCGCGTGCCGGCACCTGCGTGGTCCTGTGCGTCCTCAGCCTGACATGTCTCTGTGAAACCGCCACCGCGCAGCCGTCATCGGATCGTGCCCGCTTTCTGCGGTGGATGTACCGGGATGCCCTTGCGCTGACCCGGACGATCGACGAGCGCACGCCGCTGTACGTCGCCTCCGCTGCGGCCTTTCTCCTTCCGCTCTCCCATTTCGACCCGGCCATCAACCCGGCGATCCAGCAGCGGTACCGGGGACGCTTCGGCGATTTCCTCGATTTCGCCAACCACTTCGGCGGCCCCGGTGTCAAGCTGCCGGCGGTAGCGGTTTTTGCCGCCTCGCTCCTCACCCGGGATACGCACCTGCAGGATGCCGCCTTCACCTCACTGCAATCCCTGATCTATGCCGGGGCCATCAGCTACGGGCTCAAATACGCCTTCGGCCGGGAGCGTCCCTTCGAGGGAGACGGGGCGCACGACTTCGATCCCTTCTCCGGCCACACTTCTTTTCCCTCGGGCCACACGACGGCCGCCTTCGCCCTGCTGACACCCTGGGTGCTGTATTACCCTCATCCCGTCACGTACGGCCTGTTCGCCCTCTCGACGGGGACGGCTCTGGCCCGCCTGGCCCGGGACAAGCACTGGGCCACGGACGTCATCGCCGGGGGCGCCATCGGCTTTCTGACGGCCTACCACCTTTCGAAGCGCCACCTGGCCGAGCGACGCCGGTTGTCGATCACGCCCGTGATTGCCCCGGATGCGCTGTCGATGTCCCTGCGCCTGGTGCTCTGA
- a CDS encoding NAD(P)/FAD-dependent oxidoreductase — protein sequence MMASPALTVDVAVLGSGFGGSLSALILHRLGYRVAVFDRARHPRFTIGESSTPVADMILRDLCDRYDLPRLRPLWKYGTWQAAYPALTCGLKRGFSYFRHEPGEDFVPRPDHANELLVAASRDEATSDTHWLRAEVDAFFAGEVRAAGILLFEETAVTVYPDGTGWRLAGRNRAGNVRCRAGFVIDATGPAAVVPEALGLPAAPATAFRTNSRAVYGHFAGVPTWASRLTMRGANLADHPFPCDAAALHHLLEAAWMWMLRFRDGRLSAGLVLDARRHPPRPDRPPEDEWACRLHAYPALRELFATARVVDPPGRLVATPRLQRRWERVAGAGWALLPHTAGFVDPLHSTGIAHTLGGIERLMRAFERGPGHAHFPERLAAYERAVLAELSLIDGLVAVCYEALPDFRLFTAAAMLYFAATITYEQARARHGFDEAGYLFRAEDPALRRLVDEAHTRLARLRQGKRSEAVVRAFEAWVEAAIAPYNTAGLFHPPVPNMYHHTVAPLVEAEGLRAPGAGTSTAHPGQSRA from the coding sequence ATGATGGCTTCACCTGCCCTGACCGTCGACGTCGCCGTGCTGGGCTCCGGCTTCGGCGGGAGCCTCTCCGCGCTGATCCTGCACCGCCTCGGCTACCGCGTAGCGGTTTTCGACCGGGCGCGGCACCCACGCTTCACCATCGGCGAGTCGTCCACGCCCGTGGCCGACATGATCCTGCGCGACCTGTGCGACCGCTACGACCTGCCGCGCCTGCGCCCGCTGTGGAAGTACGGCACCTGGCAGGCGGCCTACCCGGCGCTCACGTGCGGGCTCAAGCGCGGCTTCAGCTATTTCCGGCACGAGCCGGGTGAAGACTTCGTCCCGCGCCCGGACCACGCCAACGAACTGCTCGTGGCCGCCAGCCGCGACGAGGCCACGAGCGACACCCACTGGCTCCGGGCCGAGGTGGATGCCTTCTTTGCGGGCGAGGTGCGGGCGGCCGGCATACTCCTGTTCGAAGAGACGGCCGTGACCGTGTACCCGGACGGGACCGGATGGCGGCTTGCCGGCCGGAACCGCGCGGGGAACGTCCGGTGCCGTGCCGGCTTCGTGATCGACGCCACCGGACCGGCCGCCGTGGTACCGGAAGCGCTCGGGCTGCCCGCCGCGCCGGCCACGGCGTTCCGGACGAACAGCCGGGCCGTCTACGGCCATTTTGCAGGGGTACCCACGTGGGCTTCCCGGCTCACGATGCGGGGGGCGAACCTCGCCGACCACCCGTTCCCCTGCGATGCGGCCGCCCTGCACCACCTCCTCGAGGCGGCCTGGATGTGGATGCTCCGCTTCCGGGACGGCCGCCTCAGCGCGGGCCTCGTCCTCGACGCCCGGCGGCACCCTCCCCGGCCGGACCGCCCGCCGGAGGACGAATGGGCGTGCCGGCTCCACGCCTACCCGGCGCTCCGGGAGCTCTTTGCGACCGCACGCGTCGTCGATCCGCCGGGGCGGCTCGTGGCGACGCCCCGGCTTCAGCGCCGGTGGGAACGGGTTGCCGGGGCGGGGTGGGCGCTCCTGCCGCACACCGCCGGCTTCGTCGACCCGCTGCACAGCACCGGCATCGCCCATACGCTCGGCGGCATCGAGCGGCTGATGCGGGCCTTCGAACGGGGACCGGGCCACGCGCATTTTCCTGAACGGCTGGCCGCCTACGAGCGGGCCGTTCTGGCCGAACTTTCGCTGATCGACGGGCTCGTGGCCGTCTGCTACGAGGCCCTGCCGGACTTTCGCCTCTTCACCGCGGCCGCGATGCTCTATTTTGCCGCGACGATCACGTACGAGCAGGCACGGGCCCGCCACGGTTTCGACGAGGCAGGGTATCTCTTCCGGGCGGAGGACCCGGCGCTGCGCCGCCTCGTCGACGAGGCCCATACACGGCTGGCCCGCCTCCGGCAAGGGAAACGGTCGGAAGCGGTGGTCCGGGCCTTCGAGGCATGGGTGGAAGCGGCCATCGCGCCCTACAACACCGCCGGGCTGTTCCATCCGCCGGTGCCGAACATGTATCACCACACGGTTGCGCCGCTCGTCGAGGCGGAAGGACTCAGAGCACCAGGCGCAGGGACATCGACAGCGCATCCGGGGCAATCACGGGCGTGA